The stretch of DNA ATCCTCAGCCGAAGCCTCGGTCCGCTGGACCGGCTTGGCCTCGCTGCCGGTATTGTTCGGATCCTTGGGGTCGGGCCTGGCTTCCGATTCCTTCGCGGCGGGCTCTGGCGTCTCGCTCTTGGTCGGTGCCGACACCGACGACGCATCCTCGCCCTCTTCGGCGATGATCGCGATGACCGTGCCGACCTTCACATTGTCGGTACCCTCGGCGACGAGGATCTTGACGACGGTGCCTTCATCGACGGCTTCGAATTCCATCGTCGCCTTGTCGGTCTCGATCTCGGCCATCAGGTCGCCGGATTTCACGACGTCGCCCTCCTTGATCAACCATTTGGCGAGGGTACCCTCCTCCATGGTCGGGGACAGCGCAGGCATCTTGATCTCGATCGACATGGATTTCCCCAGGGCGTGACGTAACGGCATGCCTACTCGCGCCCTCGTCCGCTCGGGTCAACCCCGCCGCACTTGCGTATCGACCCGCCGCGGCCCAATTACCGCCAATAACGGGGGCGAAAATGCGCATTTATCTGGTGGTGATCGACGACAGTCCCGAAGCGGGCATCGCCCTGCGCTTCGCCGCGCGCCGCGCGGTGAAGACTGGCGGCGGCGTCGAGATCCTGACGGTGATCCCGCCGCAGGAGTTCATCGCGTTCGGCGGCGTCCAGGCGACGATCGAGGAAGAAGCGCGCCTGCATGCCGAAGGGCTGGTCGCGGGTGCTGCGGGCACGCTGCTGGAGGAGTCCGGCTTACGTCCGTCGATCACCGTGCGTGAAGGCGAGAGCCCGAAGATCATCCGCGAGATGATTGCCGCAAACCCGGATATCGCGGCGCTGGTGCTCGGCGCTGCGGCGACCGGTGCCCCAGGCGAGCTCATCGCGCATTTCGCAGGCACCGATGCGGGCGCGCTACCCGTGCCGGTCATGATAATCCCCGGATCGCTGACCCGCGAGGCGATCGACCGGCTCAGTTGAGCGTGGCGGCGTTCAACTGAGCGCCATCGTCGCGTGCGTGCTCAACAGGCGTTCCACGCTGTCGATCCCGGTCTTCGTCAACTGCAACGCGTCGAGATCGCGGTCCGGCGGCTCGATCAGGGACTTGGCCTGCAATACGCGTATCCAGCGACCGAGCGTCGATCGGGACAGGCGCAGCTGGTCGGCAACAAAATCGACGCAGGCGATCCGGCTCTCGGCTTCTGCGACGTACACGATCAGCAATGTCGTCCAGGCATGATCGGCGAACAAGTCGGACCCAAGCACCGCGTCGCGAGCACGGATGATATCCAGCAAGTCCTTGGCGCGGCGCCAAAGATGATGAGGCATGCCCCCGCCGTTGATATGGTCGGCCAGGGTAGGCGCGGTGCACAACGTGCCGATCAGTCTTCCCGACTGCCCGTTGCCGAGTCGCGAAACCTGGACTTCGAGGGTGATGACGTCGCCTTCGCCACCGATATAGCGTTTTCGGATGCGGGCGGAATTGCCGTTAGGCTGCAATGCGGCAATATGCGTCAGGTTGCGCATGACGTCCTCGGGATGCGTGATCGAGAGGTAGGACACGCCCAAAAGCTGTTTCTGCGTGCGTTGCAGCACCGTGGCGACCGGTTCGTCTATCGCCAGGATTACACCGTCGCCGTCCGAAACAGAATGGCCAATGATCATTTTCGGTCCTTGCACGCTCGATCGTCTAATAGCGCTTAGCTTACAAAGTCTCAAACATCTGATCGGTTCATTTTTTAATAACATCTTGGTGTCGCGGCAAATTATCGGGCCGTTACAATTGCAGCGCTACCCTCTTGAGCGCGACGCGAGATCAGGCCACGATGCGTGCATGCCTATTTTTGCCGTTCCGCTGCTTCTCGCCGCCGCCGCCCCTTATCCTGCTCCATCGCCGGTTCGCCTGAAGGCGGACGTCACCACGATGGTCGGCTTCGGTACGCGGC from Sphingomonas sp. HMP9 encodes:
- a CDS encoding universal stress protein: MRIYLVVIDDSPEAGIALRFAARRAVKTGGGVEILTVIPPQEFIAFGGVQATIEEEARLHAEGLVAGAAGTLLEESGLRPSITVREGESPKIIREMIAANPDIAALVLGAAATGAPGELIAHFAGTDAGALPVPVMIIPGSLTREAIDRLS
- a CDS encoding PAS domain-containing protein; translated protein: MIIGHSVSDGDGVILAIDEPVATVLQRTQKQLLGVSYLSITHPEDVMRNLTHIAALQPNGNSARIRKRYIGGEGDVITLEVQVSRLGNGQSGRLIGTLCTAPTLADHINGGGMPHHLWRRAKDLLDIIRARDAVLGSDLFADHAWTTLLIVYVAEAESRIACVDFVADQLRLSRSTLGRWIRVLQAKSLIEPPDRDLDALQLTKTGIDSVERLLSTHATMALS